One region of Triticum aestivum cultivar Chinese Spring chromosome 6B, IWGSC CS RefSeq v2.1, whole genome shotgun sequence genomic DNA includes:
- the LOC123136044 gene encoding beta-amylase 8 isoform X1: protein MATKHPHGDADPSTSPPPPPSRRPRGFASASNPPAPPPPGRRRGEREREREKERTKLRERQRRAITSRMLAGLRQHGNFPLPARADMNDVLAALARAAGWTVHPDGTTFLSSPQPPLPPPAQFQGAFQATSLETPVFTNSLNSYAIGTPLDSQASALQTDDSLSPSSLDSVVVAEQSIKNESYGNSSSANSLNCMGSDQLLRASAVWAGDFTKTPYIPVYASLSMGIINCYCQLVDPEAVRAELRHLKSLNVDGVVVDCWWGIVEAWTPQKYEWSGYRDLFGIIKEFKLKVQVVLSFHGSGECGSGGVLIALPRWVLEIAQENQDIFFTDREGRRNTECLSWGIDKERVLRGRTGIEVYFDFMRSFHMEFRSLSEEGLISAIEVGLGASGELRYPSCPEKMGWRYPGIGEFQCYDRYMQKNLRQSALTRGHLFWARGPDNAGYYNSRSHETGFFCDGGDYDSYYGRFFLNWYSGILIDHVDQVLSLATLAFDGAAIVVKIPSIYWWYRTASHAAELTAGFYNPTNRDGYSPVFRMLKKHSIILKVVCYGPEFTVQENGEAFADPEGLTWQVMNAAWDHGLSVSVESSLPCLDVDMYSRILDTAKPRNDPDRHHLSFFAYRQRTPFLLQRDACFSELETFVKCMHGEATQNFVD from the exons ATGGCCACGAAGCACCCCCACGGGGACGCCGATCCGTCCACCTCGCCTCCCCCgcccccgagccgccgcccgcgcggcttcgcctccgcctccaaccctccggcgcctcctcccccggggcggcggcgcggcgagcgggAGAGGGAGCGGGAGAAGGAGCGGACGAAGCTGCGGGAGCGGCAACGGCGCGCCATCACGAGCCGCATGCTGGCCGGGCTGCGGCAGCACGGCAACTTCCCCCTCCCCGCCCGCGCCGACATGAACGAcgtcctcgccgccctcgcccgcgCTGCCGGGTGGACCGTCCACCCCGACGGCAccaccttcctctcctctccccagccccctctccctccccccgCCCAATTC CAGGGTGCTTTCCAGGCTACTTCTCTGGAAACCCCAGTTTTTACCAACTCTCTGAACAGCTACGCCATTGGGACGCCATTAGATTCCCAGGCTTCAGCCCTACAAACAGATGATAGCCTGTCACCATCGTCATTGGATTCAGTGGTGGTGGCAGAGCAAAGCATAAAGAATGAGAGCTATGGGAATTCAAGTTCAGCCAATTCTTTGAATTGCATGGGAAGTGATCAG CTATTGAGAGCATCAGCAGTATGGGCGGGTGATTTCACGAAAACTCCATATATACCAGTGTACGCCTCTTTGTCT ATGGGCATTATCAATTGTTATTGCCAATTGGTTGATCCTGAGGCTGTACGCGCTGAACTAAGGCATCTGAAGTCTTTGAATGTTGATGGAGTTGTTGTAGACTGTTGGTGGGGGATTGTGGAAGCCTGGACTCCTCAAAAATATGAATGGTCTGGCTACAGGGACCTTTTTGGTATTATTAAAGAGTTCAAGCTAAAAGTTCAG GTTGTATTGTCATTTCATGGGTCTGGGGAGTGTGGATCTGGTGGTGTGTTAATTGCTCTTCCTAGGTGGGTACTGGAAATTGCACAAGAGAACCAAGATATATTTTTCACTGATCGAGAAGGTAGGAGGAATACAGAATGCCTCTCCTGGGGAATTGACAAAGAGCGAGTCCTTCGAGGGAGAACTGGCATCGAG GTTTATTTTGATTTCATGAGGAGCTTTCATATGGAATTCAGAAGCTTATCTGAAGAGGGTCTTATTTCTGCTATTGAGGTTGGATTGGGTGCTTCTGGAGAGCTAAGATACCCTTCGTGTCCAGAAAAAATGGGCTGGAGATATCCTGGTATTGGTGAGTTTCAG TGTTATGACAGGTATATGCAAAAGAACCTACGGCAATCAGCCTTGACACGGGGGCATTTGTTTTGGGCCCGTGGGCCTGATAATGCTGGCTACTATAATTCAAGGTCACATGAGACTGGCTTTTTTTGTGACGGAGGTGATTATGACAGCTACTATGGGCGTTTCTTCCTTAATTGGTATTCTGGAATCCTCATAGATCATGTGGATCAGGTGCTCTCACTTGCTACTCTTGCATTTGATGGAGCAGCAATTGTGGTGAAG ATCCCCTCCATCTATTGGTGGTACAGAACTGCAAGCCATGCTGCAGAGCTTACTGCAGGATTCTACAACCCTACAAATCGAGATGGATACTCTCCAGTTTTCAGAATGCTCAAGAAGCATTCCATAATTCTTAAAGTGGTTTGTTATGGCCCAGAATTTACAGTTCAGGAGAATGGTGAAGCATTTGCTGACCCAGAAGGTTTAACCTGGCAG GTTATGAACGCAGCATGGGATCATGGTCTATCTGTAAGTGTAGAGAGTTCTCTTCCATGTCTTGACGTGGACATGTACTCTCGGATCCTTGACACAGCGAAGCCGAGGAATGATCCTGACCGTCACCATCTCTCATTCTTCGCATACCGTCAGCGAACTCCATTCCTTTTGCAGAGAGATGCGTGCTTCTCAGAGCTTGAGACCTTTGTAAAGTGTATGCACG GGGAGGCTACCCAGAACTTTGTAGATTGA
- the LOC123136044 gene encoding beta-amylase 8 isoform X2: protein MATKHPHGDADPSTSPPPPPSRRPRGFASASNPPAPPPPGRRRGEREREREKERTKLRERQRRAITSRMLAGLRQHGNFPLPARADMNDVLAALARAAGWTVHPDGTTFLSSPQPPLPPPAQFGAFQATSLETPVFTNSLNSYAIGTPLDSQASALQTDDSLSPSSLDSVVVAEQSIKNESYGNSSSANSLNCMGSDQLLRASAVWAGDFTKTPYIPVYASLSMGIINCYCQLVDPEAVRAELRHLKSLNVDGVVVDCWWGIVEAWTPQKYEWSGYRDLFGIIKEFKLKVQVVLSFHGSGECGSGGVLIALPRWVLEIAQENQDIFFTDREGRRNTECLSWGIDKERVLRGRTGIEVYFDFMRSFHMEFRSLSEEGLISAIEVGLGASGELRYPSCPEKMGWRYPGIGEFQCYDRYMQKNLRQSALTRGHLFWARGPDNAGYYNSRSHETGFFCDGGDYDSYYGRFFLNWYSGILIDHVDQVLSLATLAFDGAAIVVKIPSIYWWYRTASHAAELTAGFYNPTNRDGYSPVFRMLKKHSIILKVVCYGPEFTVQENGEAFADPEGLTWQVMNAAWDHGLSVSVESSLPCLDVDMYSRILDTAKPRNDPDRHHLSFFAYRQRTPFLLQRDACFSELETFVKCMHGEATQNFVD from the exons ATGGCCACGAAGCACCCCCACGGGGACGCCGATCCGTCCACCTCGCCTCCCCCgcccccgagccgccgcccgcgcggcttcgcctccgcctccaaccctccggcgcctcctcccccggggcggcggcgcggcgagcgggAGAGGGAGCGGGAGAAGGAGCGGACGAAGCTGCGGGAGCGGCAACGGCGCGCCATCACGAGCCGCATGCTGGCCGGGCTGCGGCAGCACGGCAACTTCCCCCTCCCCGCCCGCGCCGACATGAACGAcgtcctcgccgccctcgcccgcgCTGCCGGGTGGACCGTCCACCCCGACGGCAccaccttcctctcctctccccagccccctctccctccccccgCCCAATTC GGTGCTTTCCAGGCTACTTCTCTGGAAACCCCAGTTTTTACCAACTCTCTGAACAGCTACGCCATTGGGACGCCATTAGATTCCCAGGCTTCAGCCCTACAAACAGATGATAGCCTGTCACCATCGTCATTGGATTCAGTGGTGGTGGCAGAGCAAAGCATAAAGAATGAGAGCTATGGGAATTCAAGTTCAGCCAATTCTTTGAATTGCATGGGAAGTGATCAG CTATTGAGAGCATCAGCAGTATGGGCGGGTGATTTCACGAAAACTCCATATATACCAGTGTACGCCTCTTTGTCT ATGGGCATTATCAATTGTTATTGCCAATTGGTTGATCCTGAGGCTGTACGCGCTGAACTAAGGCATCTGAAGTCTTTGAATGTTGATGGAGTTGTTGTAGACTGTTGGTGGGGGATTGTGGAAGCCTGGACTCCTCAAAAATATGAATGGTCTGGCTACAGGGACCTTTTTGGTATTATTAAAGAGTTCAAGCTAAAAGTTCAG GTTGTATTGTCATTTCATGGGTCTGGGGAGTGTGGATCTGGTGGTGTGTTAATTGCTCTTCCTAGGTGGGTACTGGAAATTGCACAAGAGAACCAAGATATATTTTTCACTGATCGAGAAGGTAGGAGGAATACAGAATGCCTCTCCTGGGGAATTGACAAAGAGCGAGTCCTTCGAGGGAGAACTGGCATCGAG GTTTATTTTGATTTCATGAGGAGCTTTCATATGGAATTCAGAAGCTTATCTGAAGAGGGTCTTATTTCTGCTATTGAGGTTGGATTGGGTGCTTCTGGAGAGCTAAGATACCCTTCGTGTCCAGAAAAAATGGGCTGGAGATATCCTGGTATTGGTGAGTTTCAG TGTTATGACAGGTATATGCAAAAGAACCTACGGCAATCAGCCTTGACACGGGGGCATTTGTTTTGGGCCCGTGGGCCTGATAATGCTGGCTACTATAATTCAAGGTCACATGAGACTGGCTTTTTTTGTGACGGAGGTGATTATGACAGCTACTATGGGCGTTTCTTCCTTAATTGGTATTCTGGAATCCTCATAGATCATGTGGATCAGGTGCTCTCACTTGCTACTCTTGCATTTGATGGAGCAGCAATTGTGGTGAAG ATCCCCTCCATCTATTGGTGGTACAGAACTGCAAGCCATGCTGCAGAGCTTACTGCAGGATTCTACAACCCTACAAATCGAGATGGATACTCTCCAGTTTTCAGAATGCTCAAGAAGCATTCCATAATTCTTAAAGTGGTTTGTTATGGCCCAGAATTTACAGTTCAGGAGAATGGTGAAGCATTTGCTGACCCAGAAGGTTTAACCTGGCAG GTTATGAACGCAGCATGGGATCATGGTCTATCTGTAAGTGTAGAGAGTTCTCTTCCATGTCTTGACGTGGACATGTACTCTCGGATCCTTGACACAGCGAAGCCGAGGAATGATCCTGACCGTCACCATCTCTCATTCTTCGCATACCGTCAGCGAACTCCATTCCTTTTGCAGAGAGATGCGTGCTTCTCAGAGCTTGAGACCTTTGTAAAGTGTATGCACG GGGAGGCTACCCAGAACTTTGTAGATTGA